Proteins encoded within one genomic window of Panicum virgatum strain AP13 chromosome 1N, P.virgatum_v5, whole genome shotgun sequence:
- the LOC120656187 gene encoding sucrose transport protein SUT5-like, giving the protein MEGDGKEAAAGKRLDSATMNLEGGGAVAGGKKGDGNAARKPARGIVRLFLACMVSGGIQYGWALQLSLLSPYSQTLGISHSYVSLTWICGPIAGFVVQPIVGYYSDRCTAKLGRRRPFILAGCIIICLSVLMIGFSADIGRHLGDTKENCSTFTGSRWSAAAVYIVGFWFLDFANNTVQGPARAMMADLSAGQHGPNVGQAIFSLWMALGSVLGYLSGANAKWHEWLPWLKTAACCDACANLKGAFLTAVILIIISMSVTLALAGEEQLGKDDVEASSGGACSAFVDLFKSLRNLPPAMFKVLAVTAVTWLSWFPFFQYNTDWMGREIYHGEPQGLGGKADAFNAGVREGAVGLLFCSIALGVTSFLIPKLCRKLTSRVVWSISNLMVFVIMTVMVVLGIISMKGYKPSLTAGLLGPDPTFRGIALAVFAVVGIPQAVLFSVPWAVASEVATEEGGGQGLTIGVLNIAIVLPQLVIALTAGPIDGVFNKGNTPAFGIGAAFALICAVLAMVLLPKTRGVSNATVMAGGH; this is encoded by the exons atggagggtGACGGCAAGGAGGCCGCAGCAGGCAAGCGCCTCGACTCGGCCACCATGAAcctcgagggcggcggcgccgtcgccggcgggaaGAAGGGCGACGGCAATGCGGCCCGGAAGCCGGCGAGGGGCATCGTCCGGCTCTTCCTCGCGTGCATGGTCTCCGGCGGCATCCAGTACGGCTGGGCGCTCCAGCTCTCCCTCCTCTCGCCGTACTCCCAG ACTCTTGGGATCTCGCACAGCTACGTCTCCCTGACATGGATCTGCGGGCCTATAGCCGGATTCGTG GTGCAACCCATCGTCGGCTACTACAGCGACCGGTGCACGGCGAAgcttggccggcggcggcccttcaTCCTCGCCGGATGCATCATCATCTGCCTCTCT GTGTTGATGATCGGCTTCTCGGCGGACATCGGCCGCCACCTCGGCGACACCAAGGAGAACTGCAGCACGTTCACCGGCTCCCggtggtccgccgccgccgtctacaTCGTGGGCTTCTGGTTCCTCGACTTCGCCAACAACACCGTCCAG GGACCTGCTCGCGCGATGATGGCTGACCTTTCCG CCGGACAGCACGGCCCCAACGTTGGCCAGGCGATCTTCTCCCTGTGGATGGCTCTCGGCAGCGTCCTCGGCTACTTGTCCGGCGCCAACGCCAAATGGCACGA GTGGCTCCCATGGCTCAAGACGGCGGCGTGCTGCGACGCCTGCGCAAATCTCAAGGGCGCCTTCTTGACTGCCGTG ATCCTCATTATCATCAGCATGTCGGTCACCTTGGccctcgccggcgaggagcagcTTGGCAAGGACGACGTCGAggcctcctccggcggcgcgtGCTCCGCGTTCGTCGACCTCTTCAAGAGCCTCAGGAACCTGCCCCCTGCCATGTTCAAGGTGCTCGCCGTCACGGCCGTCACCTGG CTCTCGTGGTTCCCCTTCTTCCAGTACAACACCGACTGGATGGGCCGGGAGATCTACCACGGCGAGCCGCAGGGCCTGGGCGGCAAGGCGGACGCCTTCAACGCCGGCGTCCGCGAGGGCGCCGTGGGGCTCCTCTTCTGCTCCATCGCGCTCGGCGTCACCTCGTTCCTCATCCCCAAGCTGTGCCGGAAGCTCACGTCCCGGGTCGTCTGGTCCATCAGCAACCTCATGGTGTTCGTCATCATGACCGTCATGGTCGTCCTCGGCATCATCTCCATGAAGGGCTACAAGccctccctcaccgccggcctcctcggccCCGACCCGACGTTCAGGGGCATCGCGCTCGCCGTCTTCGCCGTCGTCGGCATCCCGCAGGCC GTGCTGTTCAGTGTCCCATGGGCCGTGGCGTCTGAGGTCGCCACCGAGGAAGGCGGAGGCCAAGGCCTCACCATTGGCGTCCTCAACATCGCCATCGTCCTTCCACAG CTGGTGATCGCGCTCACCGCCGGCCCCATCGACGGCGTCTTCAACAAGGGCAACACCCCGGCCTTCGGCATCGGCGCCGCCTTCGCCCTGATCTGCGCGGTCCTGGCGATGGTCCTGCTCCCCAAGACGAGAGGGGTGTCCAACGCCACCGTCATGGCGGGCGGGCATTGA
- the LOC120656186 gene encoding uncharacterized protein LOC120656186 produces the protein MNNGFAGILHRRNEPLMDDSAVSIGFSMTSYTSGSHGQSQITFGLDRLGSSMDNSYSHGQRGLRRSSHVPAQDDGCRLVLGLGPTPDANSADQHPAGADKSRAPVTLFGQSFSFADPGALSLGARQGRNAGAIQHREMPTGHIISFGAVDEGSTSARRSSGGYMPSLVFAPGADYAAAEEAQGLVDHTDHNSYDSTVRDHSGFRLSPEPSASLTEASFGVSSDVVTVVSNPVHRRHPKKCRFKGCSKGARGASGLCIAHGGGQRCQKPGCHKGAESRTAYCKAHGGGRRCLQLGCTKSAEGKTDHCIAHGGGRRCGYAGCPKAARGKSGRCIKHGGGKRCSVEGCIRSAEGRVGLCISHGGGRRCQYPDCRKGSQGSTLYCKAHGGGKRCVFEGCAKGAEGSTPLCKAHGGGKRCMYEGGGVCPKSVHGGTEFCVAHGGGKRCAVPGCGKSARGRTDRCVKHGGGKRCRVDGCGKSAQGSTEYCKAHGGGKRCNFGGGCEKFARGRSGLCAAHATLVASQQRRCGGGGAAVAGMIGPGLFHGLVRSAGAGNVHNEHSSSGASTVSDCDGSPVAAAGRLELIPPQVLVPHSMKSLAPAAPPPERSREGGAVAVPEGRVHGGGLLTLLGGSFRNVDVGRL, from the coding sequence ATGAATAACGGTTTTGCGGGTATCCTGCACCGCAGAAACGAGCCTCTGATGGATGATTCTGCAGTGTCAATTGGTTTCTCAATGACAAGCTACACATCAGGCAGCCATGGTCAGAGTCAGATAACATTTGGCCTAGACCGGTTGGGTTCATCAATGGACAACAGCTACAGCCATGGCCAGAGAGGTTTGCGAAGGTCTAGTCATGTGCCTGCGCAAGATGATGGGTGCAGACTAGTCCTCGGACTGGGACCAACTCCGGATGCTAACTCTGCCGATCAGCATCCTGCCGGAGCAGACAAGTCTAGAGCACCTGTGACTTTGTTTGGCCAGAGCTTCTCCTTCGCTGATCCAGGGGCGCTGAGCCTTGGGGCTCGCCAGGGCCGCAACGCTGGAGCAATTCAACACAGAGAAATGCCTACCGGCCACATCATTTCCTTCGGCGCCGTCGATGAGGGCTCAACGtcggcgaggaggagctccgGTGGCTACATGCCATCCCTTGTCTTCGCGCCTGGGGCAGACTATGCAGCAGCTGAAGAGGCACAGGGTTTGGTAGACCACACAGATCACAACAGTTACGACAGTACTGTTCGTGATCACAGTGGTTTTCGGCTCAGCCCTGAACCTTCGGCGTCCTTGACGGAGGCTTCGTTCGGCGTGAGCTCTGACGTTGTGACCGTGGTAAGCAATCCTGTACATCGCCGGCATCCCAAGAAGTGCAGGTTCAAAGGGTGCTCCAAGGGCGCGCGAGGTGCGTCGGGCCTGTGCATCGCTCATGGCGGCGGGCAGAGGTGCCAGAAGCCTGGGTGTCACAAGGGCGCCGAGAGCCGCACGGCCTACTGCAAGGCccacggcggcggacggcggtgcCTGCAGCTCGGCTGCACCAAGAGCGCGGAAGGGAAGACGGATCACTGCATCGcccatggcggcgggcggcggtgcggctaCGCTGGCTGCCCGAAAGCCGCGCGTGGCAAGTCCGGGCGGTGCATCAAGCACGGCGGCGGGAAGAGGTGCTCCGTGGAGGGCTGCATCAGGAGCGCCGAGGGCAGGGTCGGGCTGTGCATctcccacggcggcgggcggcggtgccaATACCCGGACTGCCGCAAGGGCTCGCAGGGCAGCACGCTCTACTGcaaggcgcacggcggcgggaaGCGGTGCGTCTTCGAGGGGTGCGCCAAGGGCGCCGAGGGCAGCACGCCGCTGTGcaaggcgcacggcggcgggaaGCGGTGCATGtacgagggcggcggcgtgtgCCCGAAGAGCGTCCACGGCGGCACGGAGTTCTGcgtggcgcacggcggcgggaaGCGGTGCGCGGTGCCCGGGTGCGGCAAgagcgcgcgcgggcgcacGGACCGGTGCGtgaagcacggcggcggcaagcggtGCAGGGTGGACGGGTGCGGCAAGAGCGCCCAGGGAAGCACCGAGTACTGCAAGGCCCACGGCGGCGGGAAGCGCTGCAActtcggcggcggctgcgagaaGTTCGCGCGCGGCCGGAGCGGCCTCTGCGCGGCGCACGCCACGCTGGTAGCCTCGCAGCAgcgccgctgcggcggcggcggcgccgcggtcgCGGGCATGATCGGGCCGGGCCTCTTCCACGGCCTCGTCcggtccgccggcgccgggaacGTGCACAACGAGCACTCGTCCTCCGGGGCGAGCACGGTGTCGGACTGCGACGGCTcgcccgtggccgcggcggggagGCTGGAGCTGATCCCTCCCCAGGTGCTGGTCCCCCACTCCATGAAGTCCTtggcgccggccgcgccgccgccggagaggagcagagagggaggggcggtcgCCGTCCCCGAGGGGAgggtgcacggcggcggcctcctgaCGTTGCTCGGCGGCAGCTTCCGGAACGTCGACGTCGGCAGGCTCTGA